In Miscanthus floridulus cultivar M001 chromosome 8, ASM1932011v1, whole genome shotgun sequence, the sequence gaaggtgttccaaccaggtTCTTGCCGAATCGGctaagaacaatggaaggttgcagataatgaagtcgtcattatccgcaTCACCGGCTTGCTAGGCAAGTCGATACTCttcgagccatagtctggggtttgtttccctagagtacttcaggatattggttggtggtcggtaccttggtgggaaggcagcgttgaggatgtgtcgatcaAAGGCCTGAGGCCCCAGTGGGGTGGGGCTTGGACTTCGGTCAtcgccgctgtcatagcgtcTGCCACGACAAGGGTGATAGCACATCTGGCTCCCTCTCTCGGGTCATCATAGGTGCGTctatgggcgtcgagggtgttgcgcGCGTCACGGCTGCGACCGAGACACTAACGCACCAGGACCGTGGTGTGCTACTTACTTCCTTGTGGTTCCTGGTGGACCGATGTGTCCCTATCGGGACGCTCTAAGGGAGTGTGCTGGCTAGCATCGAGCTCACGTCgctgagacaacgagctttcagattgctgcgccaccgcacgctcgagcagcgtgtgaatctcgcggtgggcccaacgatcctcgggcgtcgtggcctctagaaggccatggagcaaggccgccgTGGCGGTTATGTGCTGGCTCACCTGGGTGAAGTGAgggagggtttcatcatcggtgatgatcctCCGGTTTACGTCGCGGGCCATGGCATGGGCATGTCTATTATCTTCGTGCTGATCGAGCTCCATGCATTCCTACTCGAGCTAGAGTCGCGCTTCCTCAATCTCTCGATgtcgggctttcagctgctccactgACATGCATGGTAGGGCTGTTGTCTCCCTCTTGGCCTCATCGTTGAGgtcgtttgttggggtagcctccccctcatggatgcttttgacgtgcccctaggggtacccatcatgaagcattcacaagagaggtgatggcttcccctgctggagtcagagccaaaGGGCGACTCTGGCTCCTCTGCCAGGAGGTCACGGAAAGATTCTAtgatgtgttcgatcacccccatgaattcATCGTTTGTGGGAGGTGAGACCATgagttgtgccacaaggtggctaacggtcgccgcggcgttgcgAACACCGAACAGAAGCACTGTCGGGGCGCTTCGTATGAGGTGTTTCAAAGAGAGGGGTTTCCCTCTGGCGAGCCATGCCATGACATTGGCGTTAGAGAAGGGGAGGCAgtgtgggtcctccctagatggaTGGGGTCCTAGAGAGACGCcgagctagcgctcaagcctcccgttgTTGAGACCGATGGAGGGGAGGGGTTGGATGGCGGCGTgcaccaatgccaactctccttccACCGTAATGATGAATTCTAGGTccccgaaacgcacgtgtgcacccaggacccagctgataccgtggctagccatccTTGGCCTAATGTTAATGTCGAAAcatgcaaaggtcccctacctggcgcgccaactgtcggtgttttgagtaaacactaatgagtaaatttatgttattgcgcgtctggcccgaaggtatgctaaaaagacacatggtttatactggttcgggtagaatatccctacgtccagtttgtgcctgctgctcgtgttatttgtactaaaaagttcatagtaggggttacaaacaggagagagaaggaaagatcccaagtctctgatggaaaggttgaatgattgctgagagcttggtcgctgctcagccaTGTGTGATGTGTTTGATTTTTTAGTCCCCTTAGTGGAGTGTCTTGCCTTCCTTTTTATAGACTAAGGGGAAGCagagattatagatgggagaaagaagaaaaaccagaggcaaaggaggtcctaccgagatgccgggtcttccttttcctctgaacGAGCCCTGCTGACACgacagacggtgccagggatagctccatactgggtgcatgtccgctgatcctgataggaccgcgctgggcgtctgtccgctgatgatgccatgttctgGCTTGATCAGTAAGTGGTCACGTCCTATCCCATCCCAACAGGCGGCGCGACAGGGCGGGGTGTTGATCCGTGATcctacggggagcagacgacATAGTGACCACACTCCCGTTACTGTAGACGATGCGAGTTTCCTCtaggaccgtagtggttgtcgtatgcttctgTCAGGATCCGTGCTcgagggcaaatggcggcgcccacgacactgtaagacaaatgtcatcatctacaacactattcgggctctgacatgcctagaaggcatgcagggtatggtcctcggtattgcggttgactcaagtgccctgccttatctgcgcgcgtagttatgaaggagcagcatgTAGACGTCGGACAAGGTGGAGCCAgtccccggacgtcgggcgagacggagccagcccccagacgtcggacgaggcggagccagccctcgggagtCAGCTTGAGGCGGGACCCATGGTCTCAGTGGTCAGTCGAGGAGTGACCCGGCATGTGATGTAGTCGCGCTCTCGATCGCGCGGATGAATCAAAGTTGACGGTTATTagttcctcctcttcgggtatccTAATATTGGTCTCCGACAATTGGCAACATCAcgttctatttttgcaacatccatatgcaaCACTTACAATATACGTCTAAAAAAGCAGATGCAATATTTAGAACGGACGCTTGCAACGTACgtgtacaactattgcaacatGGGCAGCATCATGATCtattttttgcaacatccatatgaaacacttgcaacatacctccaaaatatctgaaacaattgaaacatactcttgcaacatgcgctttcaacgcaacatctccttgcttctTGCAGAATGGAGGTTCTTCGGTATGTGGTGTTCAACGGAGGCAGCGACCTGACGACGCTTGTAGGCGGCGGGCTGACGGCGGTGGCTATATCCAaattatgagacataatataaGGCAAAACCTCTAAGCGTACATCCAAATTACCATGGGAAGCATGATGCCTTTTATCTGTACGTCCAGCATCGACCGTTGTTGCGATACCTATGTACTAACTACATCTCAACTATTGCCTTGTTGATGGCACCTGAGTACACATTTTGCGAAGTTAAAAGCTATATGTATACCTCTACTTCTCCATTTGGCTTTGACTGCAAGACATGTGATTGGATTAAAAAGGTATTCTACAGAAACTATCTATTGGAAATATAGTTTTTATATGTAGTGGCTCCGTtcatttcgctgaaaaaacaagctaaaatactgttccggctgaaaaaaataaactgaaaagtacatattataagagaagcgaacatgaccaATATCTACATAAATTAATAGGCATAGAAACTATACCTAGTTTTTAGCATTGGATGCCTTAAATCGTCATTGAAGGTGTTCTTAAACAGAAATTCCGCTGTGTTTAAGTCCGAACTGGGGTAGGACTTGGAGTGAACTGTGTATCAGAGCCGGTTTGGTAGACCTCCCTTTGATTCTGATTCTCTATCAAAACTGATTCACTGATAGAAGTGATTTTATGGTTGAAAGTGATTCTCTTTGATTCTTAGCATAAACTCTCAAAATCACGATGGAGAATCACTTCATAGAATCAAGAGAAGCTACTTTTTCAGCTCCTGACCTTTTAGTTTATTTCAAAGAATCACTTCACACAATTAATAAAGAGTCATCTCTCTAAATCTAGAGAATCAACCTGAGAGCTCTAACAAGCCGGACCTCAGTGTTCATCGTGACAAGGATGTGCACCCCCCAAGGCCTAGCCCAACCTCCGAAGCACCGCAGCCCAGAAGCCAACATCAGTCATGCAGCCCAAGCAGCGGGCCAGCGGGGGACGAAGCCCAGCGCAGGAAGCCAGGAATTCGTAATTTCAGTCATCCACAAGCATAAACCCATCATCCAGCAACCTGCAGGTGTTCCCGTGTGGCCGTGTCCATGCCACCAATCCATGGTCGCCCACTCGCCCAGCCCGCCATGGAACCATGCACGCACCTAATCGGATAGGCCGTAACTGAGTGATTATAGTTGCTTAATTAATCCAGCCGTCCCGACCGGTTCGCCTGCGTCGTCCACTCGCTGGGCGCTACAAATACCCGCGAAATGGCGTGCGCAGCCGCACAGAAAAGCCACCGAAGAACGCAAAATCGAGAGAAAGGCACAGTGTACAGGTAAACGGGAAGAGAGGGACGAGAGGACAATGGGAATGAGCCTTGCGCAGGCGGTGACGGCGCTGATGGGCACGTGCGCGCGCCGCCTGTCGCGGGTGGCGAGGCGGCTGCACCTGCGGCCGCGGCAGGGGCTCGCGGCGTCCTTCTCGTCATCACACGCCATCGTGCcgttcctcggcggcggcggcggagccatCAGGAAGGCCAGGTCGTCGAAGAGAAGgagaggtgaagaagaagatgagctgaGCTTCGAGGCAGAGGACGGAGTGTGGAGGAAGGAGATTATGATGGGGGAGCGGTGCCAGCCGCTGGACTTCTCCGGGGCCATCTACTACGACGCCGAGGGCCGCCGCCTCGAGCAGCCGCCGACCCCGCGCTCGCCGCTTCGCAGCCCGATGCCGGCGTCCGTCATGCTCACGGCAAACGCCGGAGGGCACTAGCGGCTAGAGAGCCCACAGTTTCGCTGTAAATGTACATGGCTTTGTTGCCCGCTCCTCTCTTttttctggttctttctctctggaCTTTGGCTTGTGCTGCCATGTACGTAAAAGTTTATGGAAATTTGGCTTGCTGTTCTCTAGAAGTTGGCGCGGCTCTGATACAGTACAGTTCTTGCCCTGATCCATCAATACTTGCTTCGCTTGTGAACTGGTCGCTTTATTTTGTACTTTTTCTTGTTTGTTCGTTTTATAATCCTAGTAAAAATTGCAGCTTTATCCATGACTGCTGTTTTGAGCGGAACTGAGCCACTGAGGAGACTGTACGGTGACAGCGCTGAAAGCGTCATCTATCGCTGTTATTCTGTTATAGCTCTCAACAGTTTACGAACACAATAATGCACTTGATACATGTGCAAACTGCTGGGGCTAACATTTGAGTGGCCGATTGAACACGCGTGTAGCAACACCCCTTTTGCAAATTGAACTTTGTGGCGATTTTAATTTGTAAAAATAATACAAGAGTGCAGTAGCACATACGTATAATTTGTAAAAAAAAGGCACCAAATTCGAAGAATTTGAAAGAGTGCAGCTTGCGCAGTTTATATTCTTTGGCCAGAGCCCAAGATCATTGCGGCTCAGAAGTCGCCCTCTTCTGCAGTTCTGTCCTTGTATGAGTGGAAGTGGAATAACACTACGTCACACACAATAGCCGCCGTTCTAACCTCAATACCAAGTTGACATAAGTTGCCTCCCCCATCATAGCCGCCTTGCTTTTCTCCATCACAAAAGCGAGAGGCCTTAACTTAAACGGGACGAATCGGTTGACAGAACAGATTCATCAGGTGGAACTACCTCATGCATTCTGAATGTTTGTTGTGACTAATGAGCAGCTTCAAGCAAGGTGTCCAACGTCCGGGACCTGAAATTATTAGCACTGCGACGACTTTTGCCCCGGCACGCTTCAGTTacaataagggggtgtttggttcgagctactaaattttagtaacttcagagttagggcctgtttggttcgcctaatagctactaaatttagtagcttttagtcactttagtaactttttaaccaaacgctatgact encodes:
- the LOC136474660 gene encoding uncharacterized protein codes for the protein MGMSLAQAVTALMGTCARRLSRVARRLHLRPRQGLAASFSSSHAIVPFLGGGGGAIRKARSSKRRRGEEEDELSFEAEDGVWRKEIMMGERCQPLDFSGAIYYDAEGRRLEQPPTPRSPLRSPMPASVMLTANAGGH